A part of Salvelinus alpinus chromosome 5, SLU_Salpinus.1, whole genome shotgun sequence genomic DNA contains:
- the LOC139576965 gene encoding nuclear receptor subfamily 6 group A member 1-A-like, producing MEIEERTNGFDYPERNNAKSVNGFYGDHPLEVEQNDVIDEMNGSNLDDAADPRVCLICGDRATGLHYGIISCEGCKGFFKRSICNKRVYRCSRDKNCEMSRKQRNRCQYCRLLKCLQMGMNRKAIREDGMPGGRNKSIGPVQITDEEIERIMSGQEFKEEASLPENTWSNNGDSSDHSSPSNGASEGNQPSPASTLSSNRSLEMGGGYTAAVRDQYINAPMNTPYQLLPHLFSYAAQSGLLAPQPRSLYPQSHPLVMQLVAAEDLTPLATPMLIEDGYKVTQVELFALLCRLADELLFRQISWIKKLPFFCELSIEDYTCLLSSTWQELILLSCLTIYSAQIFGDLADVTAKYTPSDEELQGFSEDSMELMERLIYLFRKFHQLKVSNEEYACMKAINFLNQDIRGLTNVSQLEQLNKRYWYVCQDYTEYKYPHQPKRFPEIMMCLPEIRFMAGKLVNVPLKQLPLLFKAVLHSCKSSFISNRTGSSPCTTTTGTSPGN from the exons ATGATGCAGCTGACCCACGTGTTTGCCTTATCTGTGGAGACCGCGCCACAGGCCTGCACTATGGCATCATCTCCTGTGAGGGCTGCAAGGGCTTCTTCAAGCGCAGCATCTGCAACAAGCGTGTGTACCGATGCAGCCGAGACAAAAACTGCGAAATGTCGCGCAAGCAACGCAACCGCTGCCAATACTGCCGTCTGCTCAAGTGTCTACAGATGGGAATGAACCGTAAAG CAATCAGGGAAGATGGGATGCCAGGAGGGAGAAACAAAAGTATTGGGCCTGTCCAG atcacAGATGAAGAGATTGAGCGGATCATGTCGGGACAGGAGTTCAAGGAGGAAGCCAGTCTGCCGGAGAACACCTGGAGCAACAACGGTGACAGTAGTGACCACAGTTCTCCTAGCAACGGCGCCTCCGAGGGCAACCAGCCATCACCTGCTTCCACTCTATCATCCAA TCGTTCTTTAGAGATGGGTGGTGGCTACACGGCTGCTGTCAGGGACCAGTACATCAACGCCCCCATGAACACCCCCTACCAGCTGCTACCTCACCTCTTTAGCTACGCTGCCCAGTCAGGTCTGCTGGCCCCCCAGCCCCGCAGCCTCTACCCCCAGTCACACCCCCTGGTGATGCAGCTTGTGGCTGCAGAGGACCTGACTCCACTGGCCACCCCCATGCTGATAGAGGACGG GTACAAGGTGACTCAGGTGGAGTTGTTTGCGCTGCTGTGTCGTCTGGCCGACGAGCTGCTGTTTCGTCAGATCTCGTGGATCAAGAAGCTGCCGTTCTTCTGTGAGCTGTCTATCgaggactacacctgtttactcaGCTCCACCTGGCAGGAGCTGATCCTGCTGTCCTGCCTCACCATCTACAGTGCACAGATCTTTGGAGACCTGGCCGACGTCACCGCCAAGTACACTCCCTCTGATGAGGAGCTGCAGGG GTTCAGTGAGGATAGCATGGAGTTGATGGAGAGGCTGATCTATCTGTTCCGCAAGTTCCACCAGTTGAAGGTCAGCAACGAGGAGTACGCCTGCATGAAAGCCATCAACTTCTTGaaccaag ATATCCGCGGTCTGACTAACGTCTCCCAGTTGGAGCAACTGAACAAGCGCTACTGGTACGTGTGTCAGGACTACACTGAGTACAAGTACCCTCACCAGCCCAAACGCTTCCCTGAGATCATGATGTGTCTGCCAGAGATCCGTTTCATGGCAG GGAAGCTGGTGAATGTTCCTCTGAAACAGCTCCCCCTCTTGTTTAAAGCAGTTTTGCACTCCTGCAAATCCAGCTTCATCAGCAACAGGACAGGAAGTTCTCCCTGTACGACTACTACTGGTACCTCCCCCGGGAACTGA